acaatgattgatgaacactcaccctcccctaaagagctttctgggccattctcactctggcactaggaaacatcaaagtgaccgaggagtcatactgccttatttggcttacaatgaaataaatactggaaaataaccctacaccagtatttacatgatggaaacccatcccaaacacacgagataagcggtcacaggcaagcataatgccctgaacaagcttagctcgtgacactaaGGCATGAAGCCCCATTTCTTTAAAACCCAAGGCAAGATGCATTAGTTGGTGCCCTTGAGGTTCAAGAAGCGCACTTGAAAATGGAGCTTTTGGTGATTAATTAATTGTCTTTTTCTTTCCAGGTattcaaagaagaaaaaataaatagaatTATACATGACATAATAAAAGACAAATATGGCTTTTCTTTCCTAGACAAAATCTTCCATCCGTTTTGGGTACCCAAAAATTACTACTATTACTCTTTTGTTGCCCTTTTCCTAGTATATGTTCGTCTTTTCAATTATTGTACACTTTTTAAAAATGCGATAAGGAGAAAACCAGCACTTTGCACCTTGCTCCTAGGCTAAAAAACCAAGGCACTAATAATACAAGGGAAAACCCATAGCCAAATTCATATTGATCAACCCTGACTGAAAAACCTTAAGTTTAGGTATCAGTAAGACTAATACTTGGGGCTTAAGCAAAAACCATATACacttgtttgaaaaaaaaatctaaatatttagcaaacttttaaaaaatatgaaaaaataaataaaactataaTCATGCCCGAATCCTATCAACTCAATCCCAAATGCCTCTAATATGAACCCTAAAGCTCCCTTAACATATTCATTGTTACGTAATTGCACCAGCTCTATTAAAACATTGTAAAAGATGGCACATAAAGCATTCATGTGTAAACCAATTTGCATTAAAGTCAAAAATATTCTCAAGTAGAAAAATAATATGCTCTCATTTGTTCAAACATAGtcaaaaaatacaaatacaaatccaaaaagataaaaaatgaaacaaaccTTATGCCTAAGACGACGTACAAATTCCTCAAAGTTGGGCCGCCAAAGAATTTCTCTCTCACTTTCAGAGGCCTCTATGCCTCTATCAGACTCTAAAGCATTATGCTTGCGCTGTAACAAGTGAAAATTGCTTTAATAAGGTTGCAAAAAGATGTAAACCTGCAATTTAGAACATATCAAACCATgtaaatcaaaataaataaaatttcgcTATAGTGACCTTCTCCCCAACCGTTATACCACCAGGGGAATTGTCCTCACTTTTTTCCGTATCATCAATTGCTGTATTTGTTATCAGTGAGAATCTCATTGCTTCCATAGGCACTGCAGCTGTTAAGGCACGGCGCTCTGTAGTATCGAATTCCTCAATAATCTGTAAGTGATAAACAAGAGATAGTGTTCTACAAAGCTCCAGGCATAAATTACAAACTCAAAATTCAGATTACAAAAAGGAATGTATCTGGCTAATATGCAGAGGGATTGGAAGGATATGGCCcatcaaattttctatttttcatttattaATCACTTGTTCAGGAGGATTTCTTGTCCACAATTTTCtaattctccttttttttttctcttactaCTAAATTATGCTCTTGTTCGGAAAAAGCATCAACAGGTAAATCAGATTTTGATAATATCAAAAACTATAATCCTTCATTTAGAAACTACAGGTTGATAATTTGCATTATTGCTTGCTTGATCCGTCAATGCCGCAGGAAATATCCAAGCACATCCAATGTTAACCAGGAGTTAAATACAAAATAATCATCCTTGAAGATAAAAGACTAATTGACATATAAACAAACCAAACATTGTTATCGATAAAAATATAATCACGAGGCATTAAATATTATCAGctatgaaaaataatagtaaCCAAAAGTAACTTATCCTAATATATTTTACATATTTGTGCATTTCTCCAACTTTCAGACAATATTGACTCAAATAGTGCAAAATAGGGCAGGGGATTCATgcagccaaccccacctagtaggCCCAAAGGCTTGCTTGATGTCTCTGCAGTCGTATTTGagcaattatttatttatttattttcattattttatggAAAAAAATTTATACACAACTCCCCATACACAAAGACACTGCTGTTCTGGAACGAGACCCCTAACCCACACAACCTTATCCCAGATTCCCAACAACCAGATGTAGAAAGACAGACACTTGCAAAATAGAAAATGCTTCTGACTATAGGATGGCCTCACATGATCAGAACCAACTTCTTCAGCTAACCACCTGTCCCACCCCTTATCTGGTCTAATCCCCTTCCACTAAAGTGATTATGCCCATTTAACCGTGTGACTAGTTACTGTAGTTGTTTAGTGAGAGTTATTgcatgagttagtaagggtaataTGGCCATTGTAAtatacttgacatatattattaaTATAGGGAGAGACTTATCATAGCGAGTAGATCTTCCAATATACCCTATTCTTCAACGTGGTGTCAAAGCATGATTATGATACCAAAACCTAATTGCCACAGCCACCATCAAACCGACGaagcccaaaaccccaaatccgcTGCATGTCCACCATCAGGAGAATTGCTAGCATCACCATAGGCCTGAAAACCAGCCAGCAGCTGCCAGAAACCACAGGATTCAGCAGAAACTCCCTGGACAACACTGCCACTTCCGGAACACAAAAAGCCCTTTAGACTTTGCAAAACCAACACATAGACACCCACAGACATTGTCGATCTGACAGCCACTGAAACCCCATCACTGGAGCTGCTCCCACATGCCCTCATGCTCTGGTTGAAGGCAGGCAGGGCTGACTCCATGAGCGGGTACGTGAAGCTTCTTAAAGGCATGTTTCTGCCTGAGTTGTTTCTGCACTGTTCAAAGCCCTCTATAGATAATATTGAGGTGATCTCATCTTTTTTGTTGCTCATGTGCGGCACTCTAGGACTGATTGTTTGGTACTACCCAAAGCTGTTTTTCAATGTTTATTGAGTTCACTGGGGGCATGAAACAGTGGTATTTGCTGTAGTTGAGATTCATTCAGCTGTTTATCTTGTCCATCGCATGTTTGTGGTTTGCTCTGGTTGTCAAAGGTTGTGCATGTTTCAATGGTGTCCATGAATCCTGAAGTATGTTGCTTGTGTATTTCTAGTtgtgtgtgtgttgggatggagtccccAAATTTCAAAAGTATGTTTCCCTCAttagtcacaagttcagtcgttGGTGAACATCGTACTATTACTGTCTCATTGGAGGAGATTCAAGGCTCCTGCAGTATCAGGCATCCCAAGAAGCAtctcacattgcatcttttgctcagaaTGGTAATCCTGCCTACAACTTGCATGTCATCTAATCTCTCCCAATAGTCCTTAGGTTATTGATTATGCTGTCACTGACCATGTGACAAGTGTAACCAACTTCTATTTTGCCCGAAAGCATTCTAAAAATTTACCTTAAGTTACTCTTCCTGATGATGGTTCCACTACTTCAATTAAAGGGCTAGGAATATTAAATCCCACTCCCtcattctctttttcttttgctttgtCCACTCCTAAATTTGTCTGTTAGAAAGAtaacaaagtcactaaattgttatGAAAGCTTCTTTCCTCACTGTTAGGGTCTATACAAAACGTGAGGCTAGTTGACTTTACAACTTGCTCTCTCCTATTGCCTGCAACTGTTGCCGCTGAATCACTTCAAATCCTTTATCGCCTTGGTCATCCATCATTGGACAAGTTAAACAACTATCCCCTCTTTGAGGTTTGTGTTTAATCTTGACTGCGAGTCTTGTCAATTGGAAAATACCACCGTATCCCCTTTACTTTCCAAGTCGAAAAAGGGTCGTTACACCcttcatgttagtccattctaATGTTTAGAGTCCTAGCCGTGTCTCATCAAAGTTGGGATTCCAGTAATTTGTTACATTTATTAATGattactctaggatgacttggttgtgTTTAATGAAAGAactatcttttgtgccttctattCTCAAACAAGGACTCAATTTGTTATGCTAGTCATGATACTTCATAGAGACACTAACGAATACTTCATTACCCAATTCAATACCTATAAAGCTAACTTAGGTCTATCAATCATCtagtgcccacactccacaataGAAAGGGGTTTTAAAGTGGAAAAAAAGGCATATTCTCAAAGTCTCTTGTacattgtatcaaatgaatgtcccttAAGTTTTCTTTTTGGAGTGATGATGTGTGTCACGTGCTCAGTGCTTGCTCTCTCATCAACAAAATGTCATCATTTGTCCTTGAAGGTAGAATCTCATATTAAGCCATCTTCCCAAAGGCTCCTTTGTTCCGACTTCCTTCTCATATAATTGGTTGTCTTTTGTCCATCAGTTAAGtccaggaatggataagttgAATCCTCGTCAATCAAATGTACTTTTTCTAGGATATTCTTGTACCCAAAATGGACATCGATGTTGCAACCCTATTTTACATCGGTTCTTTGTTTCCAccgatgtcaccttttttgagtccaCACCATACTATTatgattccttgagttttgttgaccttgatgagtctcttcctctgcctaGCCTTCCAAATTCTAACTTATTATCTTTACCCAATCCTCCGCATCTTCCTCCAATTTGAGTCCTCGTTGCCTAGATCATCCTAATTTGTAGATGTACACATGGcactcaagggaggagagcctcctccagCTTGTACTTTTACACCTCTAGTCCCCTCACCAAAGGATCCTATTTCCCAAATCTATTTCTAAAGCCCTATTCCATTCTAAGTGGAGGACTCTAATGGTTAAAGAGATGTGAATTATTGaacaatgatacttgggaactAATACATCTTCCTCCTGATCAGTTTGTGATTGGTTGTCTACCATTTGAAGGcccatcttgttgctaaggggtatactcaagtGTACAATTTGGACTATTGTGACACATTCTCCCTGTTGCCGAACTTGCCTCAATTCATTTGTTCATCTCCTCAATCACCcatgtcattggcctctacatcagttagatgtgaagaatgccttcctacatggtgatcttcaggaGAAGGTTTATATGAAATAACACCTGGGTTTGGTGCTCAGTGGGGATCATGATTAGTGTGTCAACTCAAGAATCTTTGTATGAATGAAGTAGCCCTCAAAACATGGCTTGGTCAATTCGATGTCATAGTATTTGAATTTGATCTTCAATGAGGCACAATAGATCACTCTATATTTTATCATCAGACTGCTTCTCGTAGGATTTTGCTTACTATGTACGTGGATGATATTATGGTTACAGGTGATGATGATCGAGGTATCAGGCATTTAAAGCATTTTTACCAGCTAAATTTTAGACCAAGCATTTAGAGCCATTGAAATACTTCTAGGGTATAAAAGTATCCAAATCTCAAGGAACCATTTTCTCCATAGGAAGTGTGTTCTagtgttgttgttattgttgttgttgttgttgttgtgttctAGGCCTTTTGGATGAGACTGGTCTATCGGGATCCTATCAATACACCTATGGATCCTCGCAGCAAGTTAAAGCTAGATGTGGGTGAATTGTTGACTGACCTAGAAGATACCAGAGAAtagttggaaagttgaattatctcataatCACTCAACTAAATGTACAACAAGTGTCGTGAGCTAGTTTCTTGATTCTCCATGAACAAGTCACTAGAATACAATTATTTGTATCATGAGAtacctcaaaggtgcacctaggagaggtgATATAAACATTGGGGTCCTACTTATGTTCAAGGATATACAAATGCATATTGGGTTGGGTCACCTTCCATCACAAGATCCACAACCGAATATTGCGTTTTTGTTAGTTGTAACTTGGTATTTGgtaaagtaagaaacaaactatggtggccTGGTCAAGTACTAAGTTAAGAGTATCAGGCCATAGCCCACACTACATGTGAGCTTATGTGGCTAAAGAACAAGTTAGAAGAACTTGGTTTTCGACATTCTCAGCCTacgaagttgatgtgtgataatcaaactgctattcatattgcctcaaACACAATTTTCAGCGAACataacacattgaagttgattgtcacttcaTTCGatagaaacttgtgcagaagaaGGACTTATGTAAAGTCTGAATTCCAACTTGCCAATtcattcactaaagccttgggagatGCTAGGGTTAAGtccatttgtaacaagctaggagcatatgatatctatgctctaGCTTAAAGGGGAGCGAAACCAGTTTGTGTTAGTTATTTAGTGTTACCATTGTGAGTTATTGCTgtgttagtaagtgtgagttagtgtGTGAGTTAGCAAAGGTAATATGGTCATCATTATATACTTAgcatacattataaatagagggagagaccctgtcattgtgattaggtcttccaaaTTACCCAATTCTTCAACAAACTGCTCTTGGGTTTGTCTGTTAGAGCCCCTTCCACCATTTttagcttttgaatatgaaaagatCCCGGTAATCCACTATGCTTATTTTAATACAAGTGACAAGTACATTGACGgaccaaaggaaaaaaaaaagtggattCGCACTATtgatttataaatttataattgcAATATAAAACAATATTACTAATCAACAAATTATCATGATTTTACTCAGAAAGCAACCACTGATTGATAAACTTGACAAGAATTAAAAAGTACCTTGGCAGACTTAGTGCCTCGCTTCTTTGCAGGAGTTTCTTCATCCTCAGTTGGCAGGGAAAGAAATGGTTCACCGGCTGGGCAGCGTTCCACAAAATGGACATGTAAAAGCTTAAGAAGGCTCTCTCTTAAAGCATCCTGTGCAGCACAATTTTCTGGGGAAAAAATATATGAACtgattttttgaaaaacataATCAGCAACTTATGGAAAATAAAAAACCACATTGAGCTACATGCATGTGCATAAAGCAAACAGCACAtgggaaaaaaaatgaaacacgAAAgagaattcaaattcaaatcaaaatagTGAAAACTCTGTGGTTTAGGAAGAGAAATTTTTAGGTGTATGCGACAAGTGCATAAGAGGGCACACCTCCATTATCCACATGCTTAGGAATGGTGATTAGCATGTGGATGGTAGAGGTATACTTGGAAGAGCAAAGAATTCTCATTCAAGAATCATTCAACATTATAAATGATGCTGGTTTAGGATTTGAGAGTTATTGGGGAAACCATCTTTGCTCCTAGATATGCCATACAATTCGTGGCACAAAACATAAAAGAGAAGCATCTCTATTCCCTATATCAGCATGACATGAAATGCTCCAACCATCACCACTAGGCCACGAATTAAGACACCTTTTTTTTCAGAAAGTCAAAGAACCCTTTAATAGCACCTGTCAAACAATCACCTACACGGAACGAAACATAAAAAGCGGCATCTCCATGCCACTTCCACAAGTCGTTTGAAATTGAAATTGCCTCAGCATCATTCCCGCAATATAAGAAAATATTCTGATAAAAATCACTAAGCTCTTTCACAACACCTCCAAGCAATCACTCTTGTGGGTCTCCACAACTTCGTCTAAAACCAAATTTGAGCTTGAACACCAATGCCCCCAAATgttaccccaaaaaaaaaaaaaaaacctttcccTCCATAAAGCTTTTGTTTTTGTAGAAAACCTATAAAAGACACATCCTCAGAGTGAACTTGACTCATGCCAATCGGTGCGCACAGTTGGCGAGGAGGTTGCTGGGATCAGAGTTGAGCTCAATTCATGATGTGATTGAGCACAACCACAATCTCCCAAACAGTATTAAAATCCACAGTACAAGATACAAACACCACATCCACCCCATCCTCAAATTGTTCAAATCTTATAGTAGAAGTCAAAAACTTTCATCTGTTCAGGTGATTAATCCAATAAATTTCCCAATGATCAAGTTCAATAACTAAAGTAGCATTTCTTACATTTTTGTCAAATGATTTACGTTCGCAATACAACAAATATGGGGATGAATTCAATTAATAAGAACTTGAACTCAACTTAAACTGAAGGGGGGGGGGGCATATGATCCataaaaggactcaaagcaagtATGCAATAGAAACTTGCCTTCATTTCGATGTGATTTGGCTCTGTCATAAATTTGTGAGAGTGTAAGCCTACCatgttgaagcagcgactcaagTACTTTCTGACACTGCATAACACCAATGTGCAACACAagaaatcaaaaacaaaaactcaACTGTTAACCCAGCTAAAAATCACATCAAACTAAAATCAAACTACAaagttaaacaaaataaaaccaaactataatatcaaataaaataaaaactagagGAAGAAACATCTAACTTGGTCATCTAGTTCTCTTGTTACAATTGCCAAGAACTTGGGAAACCTCATACGATGGATGATATTATCAAACAGGACCATGTACTGAGTTTGAACCTTCGGTGCTTCTCCGAAACCCCCTACGTCCATGATTTTATTAGTCAGACCCTTTATGAGGTCACCTCTATCCTCTACATAGTACTACATTTTAAACGaaggaaatttaaattttattgtttTCCTGCACTGGTATCCGGATTAtggagagggagagaagaaagaaaattcaaatgaaaCAGTCCAAAGTTCGTCTTTGCCTAAGCTAGTACTCGGAAGAATTTTCTGGCTGGAAGTGTTCGTGTACTCTTATTGCTCCTCGGAGCAAAAATTGCATTGAAAATCGTTACGTTTATTAATAATCGTTGACAATATTCACCGTGAAATTATTGTTTTCATATGCTTCAAAAAAAAATCCCGGCAAATTCTCCAGCAATAAGGAATGATTTGTTTTTAGATAACTGAATTTAAATTGATAGGAATAATGCAAAGCTCAGCTAGACTGTTTTAtcgggaaaataaattaaaataaaggtTTCCTGGAAGACGTCTGCTGTGAGAAGAAAGGGAGGCGAATGCCATACCTGGTTGTTCTTGAGCGAAGGCTTGAACACAGTTGTGTTGAATCAATACAAGAAGGGAGTTCATAACTTTGTCGCGAGGAAGCCCGGTGTACTGGATTATGCTTGTCAAGGGTAGGGTTCCTCTGCGGAGGAGACAGCTGCACACTTTCTGCGGACATGAGAACTCAAAGATATGAACGATGAAAGATGATAGAAAGTAcaacattttagagagagagagagagagagagagagagagagagagagagatttacaGCGACGAGATCACCGAAGTTAGAGGAGATGAGATCAGAGGCGAGTTGCAAGCCGTACGGCGGCACCATGGCTCTTTGACGTCCCTGCCGCCCCTGTTTTTGCTGCTACTTTCTGCTCTTTTTTCACCGAGTGGATGAAAGGGTCGAGACTACAAACACATCCAACAAAATGCCAAAACATAGGCACCGGATCAAGAGGTCGAGCTTTTTGAGTTTTAACCCCGATTAGCAAGATTTAAATAAATCTCGTTATtttagcgagatttgtcacgtatTAGCATTAAGCAAATCTTACTACTCCAAGTAACGAGATTTGGTTATCATGCATCTTTACGATAATGAGTCTGACATTTAAATTTCGCTACTTCATTATCATGCATCTTTGCGATAATGAGTCTGACATTTAAAtttcgctacttcaagtagcgaaaTTTTCTGTGTactttaattaaattgttttctGAATTATTTAAGTGaagaattaattattaattaaaatttcacttatattttagtttataatttagttaaatctcgctacttggagtagcaaaATTTTCTGTGCACTAGGttttcattattaattaaattgttttctgaattatttgagtgaataatcaattattaattaaaattttcacttaTAATTTACAgtttgtaatttagttaaaaatatttttttataaaaaaaattaatataacagtcatacactataaatatacactaattatatttaattaaatgaaaaaaaatttatatattttattgagtatgaaatatttaaatattaacatgTTCCATTTGTTACCACTATCTCTTGCACAAAGAGAGCCGataatccatcaatttatcatactGTTCCTTTTGATGGAGTTAagattttaattttcgcatttctggcatttcatattttGTATTTGTTCCTTTAttatcgtctctctctctctctctgtttctgttCCATCATTTTTTCCCTATAAATTCTAACGTCATTTTTATTTTGCTAATATGGGTGTTTCAATTTTTTCTGTTAAGGGTtaatcgtttttttttttaaataactaaaaaaattgGAATGATTGGGATAACTAAAAGATTGGGATATGCCTCCATTAATTTGGATTGTAAAATGATTGGGATCATGGCTGCCTCCATTATTTTGTCTCTCCATGTGTCAACTAATATATTACTCATTAGTcattactataattaattttgttCCTTGGGAGCAGTCAGGTTGTGGGATGACTATCTATATGGCTTATAGGATGAACAACTTGGCTAACTAGGTAAAGACTCTGACCTCTAAAGAAGATGAAACATGCGAGGATGATAAATTTAAGCAAACTTCAAAGAAAAAAGTGTACAATGGTAGCAATAAGAACAATACGGTTGCTATGGAAAAAGGACATCTTGGATTTCTTAAGGTTAACATGGATGGATTGTCAATAGGGAGGAAAGTAGATCTAAATGCTTATTCTATATATGCTACTTTAGCACAAGCACGGGAGGACATGTTCGATAATCCAACCACAGGCATCACTTCCATTTGTGAGTG
The Malania oleifera isolate guangnan ecotype guangnan chromosome 13, ASM2987363v1, whole genome shotgun sequence DNA segment above includes these coding regions:
- the LOC131146450 gene encoding uncharacterized protein LOC131146450, whose product is MVPPYGLQLASDLISSNFGDLVAKVCSCLLRRGTLPLTSIIQYTGLPRDKVMNSLLVLIQHNCVQAFAQEQPGGFGEAPKVQTQYMVLFDNIIHRMRFPKFLAIVTRELDDQCQKVLESLLQHGRLTLSQIYDRAKSHRNEENCAAQDALRESLLKLLHVHFVERCPAGEPFLSLPTEDEETPAKKRGTKSAKIIEEFDTTERRALTAAVPMEAMRFSLITNTAIDDTEKSEDNSPGGITVGEKRKHNALESDRGIEASESEREILWRPNFEEFVRRLRHKACIENVRIQTGDAAATILTAILEATRSAETKVKTERTVPLSLDNIFEEVMKSEAGRSMTMGHVDACLGEIDGHPGGRGTDDLRSIDLKKIIHVAQNAEVESIVLKRYGRDAYRIFRFLSRASRLIETDKISDTTFVEKKDTAKILHKLWKNDYVHMEKVLVHGSRQSQIVLWKVNKRTLWEHVLDEMYHAALNLRKRVAYEVEKEKELLQLPKDSRTELQEKRHKRLTEIRVLLGSSLLKLDDAIMLFHDF